A single window of uncultured Methanospirillum sp. DNA harbors:
- a CDS encoding ribonuclease Z has protein sequence MISLDTRQNQWIMECMIPITITLLGTNGWYSTETGNTLSLLIQTSEVAIILDAGDGIHKVAEICPEVQTPACLFISHFHLDHISGLHSLARLRFAKGLSIYGPPGTRDLLSSFIGYPFTVPVTELPYKVTITDIPEGRTVCEVPVTTAPLVHTQLVYGYRFELGKIITFCTDTGPCDNYRNLAKEADLLISECSYLPGQEIPAWPHMNPEMAIDAARKAGAKRLALVHFAADLYTSITMRRDIRKTVDMDDLIIGEDGMVISL, from the coding sequence ATGATTAGCCTTGATACCAGACAGAACCAATGGATTATGGAGTGCATGATACCAATAACCATCACCCTTCTCGGGACCAACGGCTGGTACTCGACAGAAACTGGCAATACCCTCTCATTATTAATCCAGACATCTGAAGTAGCAATCATCCTCGATGCGGGAGACGGGATACACAAGGTTGCAGAAATCTGCCCTGAAGTTCAGACACCGGCCTGTCTTTTTATCTCCCATTTCCATCTGGATCATATCAGCGGGCTACATTCACTTGCACGGCTCAGGTTTGCAAAAGGTCTCTCGATCTACGGACCACCAGGCACCAGGGATCTGCTCAGTTCATTCATCGGGTACCCGTTCACTGTCCCGGTTACAGAACTGCCGTACAAGGTGACCATCACCGATATCCCTGAAGGAAGAACAGTCTGCGAAGTCCCGGTGACGACCGCACCTCTTGTTCATACCCAGCTCGTGTATGGGTACAGATTTGAGCTCGGAAAGATCATCACCTTCTGTACTGATACAGGTCCGTGCGATAATTACCGGAACCTTGCAAAAGAAGCTGACCTTCTGATATCAGAGTGCTCTTATCTTCCAGGCCAGGAGATACCTGCATGGCCACATATGAACCCGGAGATGGCTATTGATGCTGCCAGGAAAGCAGGTGCAAAAAGGCTGGCACTCGTGCATTTTGCCGCTGACCTGTATACAAGCATCACGATGAGACGAGATATAAGAAAAACTGTTGATATGGATGATCTCATCATCGGTGAGGATGGTATGGTCATCAGCCTGTAA
- a CDS encoding carbon starvation protein A — translation MNAVIIVIISICVLALGYRYYGLFIATRVLKLDEKRKTPAESENDGQDYYPTNKYLLFGHHFAAIAGAGPLVGPVLAAQFGYLPGMLWILIGAVVGGAVHDVVVLFASVRYHGQSLSLIAEDLLGKRAGIIASLAIIFILMLTLAGLSLAVVKALYMSPVNTLTVLSTIPIALFMGYYMNRIRPFDYLGGTVIGLVMLTLVILAGPFLGHIPLVSSLFTLGEIPLRVMIPVYGVLAAILPVWLLLCPRDYLSTYLKIGTILILAVGIFIVQPDIQMPAVTDYVNGGGPVIPGPAIPFLFITIACGALSGFHAIIGTGTTPKMITNERDILPVGYGAMLMEGFVAIIALIAACSMIPADYYAINVPPAVYSTLGMVPVQLPELEQMIGETLSGRTGGAVSLAVGMAAIFSKLPFLQGLMSYWYHFAILFEAAFVLTAVDTGTRVGRYLLQELLGRFIPRFSEKRWFPGIIITSILFTFSWGYLLYTGEISTIWPLFGMSNQLLAATALIVGTTLLIKMGRQRYMWVTAIPGLVMIPITLDAGYLNILNYLKMQSATGYLLTGISIVLMVLMVMVLAEAIWKWHVLLAKKAPA, via the coding sequence GTGAACGCAGTTATCATTGTCATCATCTCCATCTGTGTACTTGCTCTTGGATACCGGTACTACGGTCTGTTCATTGCAACCCGGGTGCTTAAACTCGACGAGAAGAGGAAGACTCCTGCCGAATCAGAGAACGACGGGCAGGACTACTATCCTACCAATAAATATCTCCTCTTTGGTCATCACTTTGCAGCGATTGCGGGCGCCGGCCCGCTGGTAGGCCCGGTTCTAGCAGCCCAGTTCGGGTACCTTCCCGGTATGCTCTGGATTCTTATCGGTGCGGTAGTAGGAGGAGCCGTGCATGACGTTGTTGTCCTCTTTGCTTCAGTCAGGTATCATGGGCAGAGCCTCTCTCTAATTGCTGAGGATCTCCTCGGCAAACGTGCCGGGATCATCGCTTCACTTGCCATCATCTTTATCCTGATGCTCACTCTTGCAGGTCTCTCCCTGGCAGTGGTCAAGGCACTCTATATGAGTCCGGTCAACACCCTTACGGTCCTCTCAACAATCCCTATTGCCCTCTTCATGGGATACTACATGAACAGGATACGGCCTTTCGATTACCTTGGGGGGACGGTCATCGGTCTTGTTATGCTCACCCTCGTCATCCTCGCAGGGCCGTTCCTTGGTCATATCCCCCTGGTATCCTCCCTTTTTACTCTCGGTGAGATCCCTCTCAGGGTTATGATCCCGGTATATGGAGTTTTGGCAGCGATTCTTCCTGTCTGGCTCCTGCTCTGTCCACGTGATTACCTCTCGACATATCTTAAGATCGGCACTATCCTGATTCTGGCAGTGGGTATTTTTATCGTCCAGCCTGATATCCAGATGCCTGCAGTGACCGATTACGTGAACGGAGGAGGCCCTGTCATTCCAGGCCCTGCCATACCGTTTCTGTTCATCACCATTGCCTGCGGTGCCCTTTCTGGATTTCATGCGATCATCGGTACCGGTACCACACCGAAGATGATCACCAATGAACGTGATATCCTTCCCGTAGGGTACGGGGCCATGCTCATGGAAGGATTCGTCGCGATCATCGCTCTTATTGCAGCCTGTTCGATGATTCCTGCCGATTATTATGCCATCAATGTACCGCCTGCTGTATACAGCACACTCGGGATGGTGCCGGTTCAGCTCCCTGAACTTGAGCAGATGATCGGCGAGACTCTATCTGGCCGGACCGGCGGTGCAGTATCGCTTGCAGTAGGAATGGCTGCTATCTTTTCAAAGCTCCCCTTTTTGCAGGGGCTCATGAGTTACTGGTATCACTTTGCAATCCTGTTCGAAGCCGCCTTCGTGCTTACTGCAGTCGATACCGGAACACGGGTAGGCCGGTACCTGCTTCAGGAACTGCTAGGCAGGTTTATTCCCCGGTTTTCTGAAAAGAGATGGTTCCCGGGCATCATCATCACCAGTATCCTCTTCACCTTCTCCTGGGGTTACCTGCTCTACACCGGTGAGATATCGACCATCTGGCCGCTTTTCGGGATGTCAAACCAGTTACTTGCAGCAACTGCCCTCATCGTAGGCACAACCCTTCTGATCAAAATGGGACGGCAGCGGTACATGTGGGTAACTGCCATTCCCGGATTAGTGATGATTCCAATAACCCTTGATGCGGGGTACCTCAATATCCTTAACTACCTGAAGATGCAGTCCGCAACCGGATATCTTCTTACCGGGATCTCGATTGTTCTGATGGTTCTTATGGTCATGGTCCTGGCCGAGGCCATCTGGAAATGGCATGTGCTGCTCGCGAAAAAAGCTCCTGCATAA
- a CDS encoding HNH endonuclease signature motif containing protein — MPRLNWRKYQDRFEHLSEEILSEQIPAETSLLPRLIEICHDDSAADLLILGAEAPLLAYLEFLFARAEGPYSPLFVSYSRLITLVFRLSFPLKTLLDLNAADAIGNMILNRRGRLKFVIADDLELSLLLERWPMFGLHPVTERQVFDAILKKSDISHRLSSEDPDLLVRLLEVFPQYQSEFIPAGKTREGLIVARQDQSPLPSQRRYHRLYTRLLEQGYDVRQMIRDEEQRVLPIQMRRNTFLSFLVKQLHGGECQICALTGQSNQAGKSPITVHHIIPLSEGGSDTGRNMLVVCMSHHKAIHDGRIDICLNDMIEVRCDTSIYQIEPNL, encoded by the coding sequence ATGCCCCGTCTGAACTGGCGGAAGTATCAGGACCGGTTTGAACACCTCTCCGAGGAAATTCTATCTGAACAGATTCCCGCTGAAACATCTCTTCTCCCAAGGTTAATTGAGATCTGTCATGATGATTCCGCAGCAGACCTCTTGATCCTCGGTGCTGAAGCCCCGCTGCTTGCATATCTTGAGTTTCTTTTTGCCCGTGCTGAAGGCCCGTACTCTCCATTGTTTGTATCATACTCCCGGCTTATCACACTGGTATTTCGTCTCTCCTTCCCGCTCAAAACCCTGCTTGACCTCAACGCAGCAGATGCCATAGGAAACATGATCCTGAACAGGCGAGGCAGGCTGAAGTTTGTTATAGCCGATGATCTTGAACTCTCCCTTCTGCTTGAACGATGGCCAATGTTCGGTCTTCACCCGGTAACGGAGCGACAGGTCTTTGACGCAATCCTTAAGAAATCTGATATCAGTCACCGGCTCTCTTCAGAAGATCCCGACCTTCTCGTACGGCTGCTTGAGGTCTTTCCACAGTACCAATCAGAGTTCATACCTGCAGGAAAAACCCGTGAGGGTCTGATCGTTGCAAGGCAGGACCAATCACCCCTCCCGTCCCAGCGGAGATACCATCGCTTGTATACCCGCCTGCTTGAGCAGGGATATGATGTCAGGCAGATGATCAGGGATGAAGAGCAGCGTGTTCTCCCGATACAGATGCGCAGAAACACGTTCCTTTCATTTCTCGTGAAGCAACTGCATGGGGGAGAATGTCAGATCTGTGCGCTGACAGGCCAGAGCAATCAAGCAGGTAAATCCCCGATTACGGTTCATCACATAATTCCCTTGTCTGAAGGAGGGTCTGACACTGGCAGAAACATGCTGGTAGTATGCATGAGTCATCACAAGGCGATTCATGACGGGAGGATCGATATCTGCCTGAATGACATGATCGAGGTCAGGTGCGATACGAGTATCTATCAGATAGAACCCAACCTCTGA
- a CDS encoding PAS domain-containing protein, giving the protein MLSVLYVDDEPGLLEIGKIFLERGGNLKVDIVSSPLQALSLIAEFTYDCVISDYQMPGMDGLELLKKVRETWRPLPFILFTGKGREEVVIEALNNGADFYLQKGGEPRSQFAELEHKVRLAAERRQVSAELRNSERMLTDLIDFLPDPTFAIDLDGKVIAWNRAVEEMTGINKKEVLGCGDLIYSVHLFGEKGPLLIDHVLREFPDAAKLYPYIAHEGDKFIAERFVPNLNGGAGAYLWLVASPIYNSEGDVIGAIESIRDITSRKRAEEELRAAFEQLAATEEELRQQYQDLAQSEKQIRDSERRLNDIISFLPDATFAIDQDGIVIAWNHAMEEMTGVSRAEMLGTGDFSYAVPIWGIRRPMLIDAVLRGDPSVEAQYKSLTKKGNKFFSEVELPHFYGGKGGYFWFTATPLYNSEGEVIGAIESIRDVTEHKREQDELRAAYEQIAATEEELRQQYKDLAWGEARIREDERFINDVFSSIQDGITVLDTDLCILKTNQAMDGLSHDNVSILGKRCYEVYHKAATPCADCPALHTLRTGHPSHKIIKGRGEGEKSGQLDVYTYPLYDSVAGKMTGVIEYVRGITERTRSEPDISVEEKPGSSR; this is encoded by the coding sequence ATGTTGTCGGTCCTGTATGTGGATGATGAGCCTGGACTCCTTGAGATCGGGAAGATTTTCCTGGAACGGGGAGGCAACCTCAAGGTTGATATTGTCTCATCTCCCCTTCAGGCACTCTCCCTGATTGCGGAGTTTACATATGATTGTGTGATATCAGATTACCAGATGCCGGGAATGGACGGGCTGGAACTTCTGAAAAAAGTCAGAGAAACCTGGCGTCCCCTCCCTTTTATTCTCTTTACCGGAAAAGGCAGGGAAGAGGTTGTGATTGAAGCCCTGAATAATGGTGCTGATTTTTATCTGCAGAAGGGTGGTGAGCCGAGGTCACAGTTTGCCGAGCTTGAACATAAGGTTCGTCTTGCAGCAGAAAGGAGGCAGGTCTCCGCAGAACTGCGCAACTCTGAACGGATGCTTACCGATCTGATCGACTTCCTTCCTGATCCCACATTTGCTATTGATCTTGACGGCAAGGTGATCGCCTGGAACAGGGCCGTAGAAGAGATGACCGGCATCAACAAAAAAGAGGTGCTGGGATGCGGGGACCTGATATATTCTGTTCATCTATTCGGGGAGAAGGGTCCACTCCTTATTGATCATGTTCTGCGTGAGTTTCCCGATGCAGCGAAACTCTATCCATACATTGCCCATGAGGGTGACAAGTTCATAGCAGAACGGTTCGTTCCGAATCTTAATGGAGGTGCTGGAGCATACCTCTGGCTTGTTGCCTCACCGATTTACAACTCCGAAGGAGATGTCATCGGCGCAATTGAGTCTATTCGGGATATCACATCGAGAAAAAGGGCCGAAGAAGAGCTTCGGGCAGCATTTGAACAACTTGCTGCAACTGAAGAGGAACTGCGGCAGCAGTACCAGGACCTTGCACAGAGTGAGAAGCAGATCAGGGACAGTGAGCGGCGTCTGAATGATATCATCAGCTTCCTTCCTGATGCCACGTTCGCCATTGATCAGGATGGAATCGTCATTGCCTGGAATCATGCTATGGAAGAGATGACCGGTGTCTCACGGGCAGAGATGCTTGGAACCGGTGATTTCTCATATGCAGTCCCTATCTGGGGCATCAGAAGACCGATGCTCATCGATGCAGTGCTCCGGGGAGATCCCTCGGTTGAGGCCCAATACAAATCCCTGACAAAGAAGGGCAACAAGTTCTTTTCAGAAGTTGAACTTCCCCACTTTTACGGGGGGAAAGGAGGGTACTTCTGGTTTACTGCAACCCCACTGTACAACTCTGAAGGTGAGGTCATCGGGGCAATCGAGTCCATCCGTGATGTAACTGAACATAAGCGTGAGCAGGATGAACTCAGGGCTGCATATGAACAGATTGCTGCCACCGAAGAAGAATTGCGGCAGCAATACAAGGATCTGGCCTGGGGAGAGGCACGGATAAGGGAGGATGAGCGGTTTATCAACGACGTCTTCTCAAGCATTCAGGACGGTATAACAGTTCTTGATACTGACCTCTGCATTCTGAAGACAAATCAGGCTATGGATGGTTTGTCCCATGATAATGTATCCATACTTGGAAAGAGGTGCTATGAGGTCTATCACAAGGCGGCCACACCATGTGCTGACTGTCCTGCTCTGCATACTCTGCGAACCGGTCATCCTTCGCATAAGATCATAAAAGGGCGTGGAGAAGGTGAAAAATCCGGTCAACTCGATGTGTATACCTATCCACTCTATGATTCGGTAGCAGGGAAGATGACCGGGGTTATTGAGTACGTCAGGGGGATTACCGAACGCACCAGGTCAGAACCGGATATTTCTGTTGAAGAGAAACCCGGCTCATCCCGGTAA
- a CDS encoding GNAT family N-acetyltransferase, whose protein sequence is MTNHVSESDFSPLSRTDGPDVIGIFNHYIKNSYAAFLEQPVPDTFYDHMLGLLGSFPSATIRQDGVLVGFGMLRPHNPMPAFAHTAEVTYFISPTHTGSGIGGAMLSYLEKKGREFGITCILAQISSLNEGSIRFHEKQGFTHCGRFQNSGKKNGMFFDTVWMQKQI, encoded by the coding sequence ATGACTAACCACGTATCTGAATCTGACTTTTCTCCGCTCAGCAGGACTGACGGACCTGATGTGATCGGTATCTTCAATCATTATATCAAGAACAGTTATGCTGCCTTTCTGGAACAGCCGGTACCTGATACTTTTTATGACCATATGCTCGGGCTTCTGGGATCATTTCCATCTGCAACCATCAGACAAGATGGCGTTCTGGTTGGATTCGGGATGCTTCGCCCCCATAACCCCATGCCCGCTTTTGCCCATACTGCAGAGGTGACCTACTTTATCAGCCCTACCCATACCGGGTCCGGGATTGGAGGGGCAATGCTCTCATACCTGGAGAAGAAAGGCCGTGAATTCGGAATTACCTGCATACTTGCACAGATATCATCCCTGAATGAGGGGAGTATCAGATTCCATGAGAAACAGGGCTTTACCCACTGTGGAAGATTTCAGAATAGTGGAAAGAAGAACGGAATGTTCTTTGATACCGTCTGGATGCAGAAACAAATATAA
- a CDS encoding MarR family winged helix-turn-helix transcriptional regulator, with the protein MGDEPAGESDLISTQILEILIRVVQKAAFIDSQPVDLGDGSLLSAGEIHLIDMAGQYPHDTISGLASRLGVTKSAVSQMVQKLVVKGYIDRCREEGNRKNICLHLTPSGKKAFAWHTSLHSCVDDQICSYLSSLSYNDRQILLELLIRMSTTIDHSLKIRDDHIRNFLSTYSVESS; encoded by the coding sequence ATGGGGGATGAACCTGCAGGTGAGTCTGACCTGATTTCTACGCAGATACTCGAAATTCTCATCAGGGTCGTACAAAAAGCAGCCTTCATCGATAGCCAGCCGGTGGATCTTGGGGATGGTTCGTTATTATCGGCTGGAGAGATTCATCTTATCGACATGGCCGGGCAGTATCCGCATGATACCATATCCGGACTTGCAAGCCGCCTGGGTGTGACAAAGAGTGCGGTGTCCCAGATGGTGCAGAAACTGGTGGTCAAGGGATATATTGATCGCTGCCGTGAAGAAGGCAACCGAAAAAATATCTGTCTGCATCTCACTCCATCCGGGAAAAAGGCCTTTGCGTGGCATACATCCCTTCACTCCTGTGTTGATGATCAGATCTGCTCGTATCTCTCATCCCTTTCCTATAATGATCGTCAGATTCTGCTTGAGCTTCTGATCAGAATGAGTACAACCATCGATCACTCTCTCAAGATTCGGGATGATCATATCAGAAATTTTCTCTCCACATACTCAGTTGAGTCTTCGTGA
- a CDS encoding transporter substrate-binding domain-containing protein, protein MLRLHILLILFLLSTAAGMTTAENPTDDSGLTVVGEEYAPFSYLVDGKASGQAVDLIEKISADTGTKINQGSITLLPWDKAYNTTKAGPRTLLLALYRTPERENDLKWLGPYANDSSAFFVNSASNIKLTSPDDLKDLKVGVVSGDAHYGMLTKYGIPEPSIVTADDISSLIQMVENGSIDAFFHGERAGQWAIADMKIDQKTISIALRVDEQQVWFGMSQDTSEETVAVLQKALDMRVTNTSGGSA, encoded by the coding sequence ATGCTACGGCTCCACATTCTGCTAATCCTCTTTTTACTAAGTACTGCTGCCGGGATGACAACTGCTGAAAATCCAACAGATGATTCAGGTCTGACAGTTGTTGGTGAAGAGTATGCTCCATTTTCGTATCTTGTAGATGGCAAGGCTTCAGGTCAGGCAGTGGATCTGATCGAGAAGATCTCTGCTGATACAGGTACCAAGATAAATCAGGGATCAATTACCCTGCTACCCTGGGATAAGGCGTATAATACCACAAAAGCCGGCCCTAGAACTCTCCTTCTGGCATTATACAGAACACCGGAACGTGAGAACGATCTTAAGTGGTTAGGACCATACGCAAACGATTCAAGTGCATTCTTCGTAAATTCTGCATCTAATATCAAACTCACCAGTCCGGATGACCTGAAAGATCTGAAGGTAGGGGTTGTTTCAGGAGATGCACATTACGGGATGCTTACGAAATATGGTATACCAGAACCGAGTATCGTGACCGCAGACGATATCTCTTCACTCATTCAGATGGTTGAGAATGGCTCTATAGATGCCTTCTTCCATGGAGAGCGTGCAGGACAATGGGCTATTGCAGACATGAAAATTGACCAAAAGACTATATCCATTGCACTCAGGGTAGATGAACAGCAGGTCTGGTTCGGAATGAGTCAGGACACTTCTGAAGAGACTGTTGCTGTTCTGCAAAAAGCCCTTGATATGAGGGTGACAAACACCTCTGGTGGCAGTGCGTAA